The Musa acuminata AAA Group cultivar baxijiao chromosome BXJ2-2, Cavendish_Baxijiao_AAA, whole genome shotgun sequence genome has a segment encoding these proteins:
- the LOC135605455 gene encoding light-regulated protein, chloroplastic-like, producing MQAAAAVCFMSPLPVRSPKKASLPTSSNPHSSLLKPRAVAVTSSETSTIDYSSSLSVFPMEACEILGGEACNARMFPEAKLAAAAGSGGRPASEEIDRDYLEYNDPKTVFPGEACDDLGGEFCQAEYQNGVF from the exons AtgcaggcagcagcagcagtatgTTTCATGAGCCCTTTGCCCGTTAGAAGCCCAAAGAAGGCATCCTTGCCGACCTCATCCAATCCACACTCATCGCTCCTCAAACCCAGAGCTGTCGCCGTCACCTCATCGGAAACCTCCACCATCGACTACAGCTCCTCCCTCTC CGTGTTTCCCATGGAGGCGTGTGAGATACTCGGTGGCGAGGCATGCAACGCCAGGATGTTCCCGGAAGCGAAGCTCGCGGCAGCGGCCGGCAGCGGTGGCAGACCGGCCTCCGAGGAGATCGACAGAGACTACCTCGAGTACAACGATCCCAAAAC TGTGTTCCCTGGTGAGGCGTGCGACGATCTCGGCGGCGAGTTCTGCCAAGCCGAGTACCAGAATGGCGTCTTCTGA